Proteins co-encoded in one Streptomyces sp. SLBN-31 genomic window:
- a CDS encoding alpha-(1->3)-arabinofuranosyltransferase, giving the protein MTTTVQAPPPAAVPTTAATSGPPEGPRSRRWLVGFWAVMFVLFLVVHPGRQTFDTKLGVTTDPGAFLSDLGQLWHDQGGFGGIQDQYAGYLWPMLPFYWLAHLVHLPVWLAERLWMSLIVSVAFWGALRLAERLRVGSGGSRLLAGIAYALWPVFTIVVGSTSAAVLPGAFLPWVLLPLTNERYTARVAALRSALVVPFMGGVNGASTLASLLPVGLYLLSRPPGPRQRKLIAWWVPGVLVATAWWWIPLLMLGVYGENFLPYVETAQTTTATMSGTEALRGAGNWVAYLHFGQAWLPAGWTVAASVVVIVCSAPTAGLGLAGIARRDMPERRWLVLTVISCALVLLAGYGGAFGAPFHGVVQDWLNGWLVPFRNIYKFQTGLALALVLGLAHVVGVATDSRGARPVRGRRFAPLVAAVLILPGLLWPYLNGSILNPGSFQELPKYWKTTASWLQKYSPDSRALVVPATAHGIYSWGSPIDQPLDVLAKSRWAQRDYVPFGTPGNRRAMDAVENALASGSEVPGLADYLSRAAIYYVVVRNDLDPDQIGAVPTTTVKRTLQQSGYVRVTGFGPVMTGGRIAHDAPLQVEGLYPRQRAVEIYEPGGKDVPRPGQARLLPVSDTAVVSGGPEALLPLASELRGRATVLTGDNTPGLGTPALRIVGDGLRRADTRFGLLSANTSYTYTSSERNAPDAVQDAGKEPHQILPTKGIAHQTVAQLRGARSVTASSSGNWLFHLPQYDPVNAFDGNPDTAWAEGAPGSADGQWLRIGFTGSYDMPSSFKVTPLPQASVRSAATKVRVETEKGSRTSFLRPNGQTQSVKAPSGATRWMKLTIVESVRRHSGLTGAGFSEIALPHVQVTRLLRLPTDADNASDAAATQISLHRTPDPTGLSATGTEAGLHRRFTTSTAGTYEVTAGAVPVSGAELDKLLYRVAPDQQNRIVATADSTAALGAGLSARNLTDGDLTTAWVAGDRPTVHLSWNGKQPIGEIVLAPAGGLSTRATQVHISSPDGATIAGVDENGVARFDPITTDRLDITITQTAPLTLHNPVADEDLHLPVGLSEAYIPALDQYRTKQPGASHAFSLPCGQGPDVAVDGKLYRTSVQGTVRDLVERRQAQVTLCQQGGGEGGLELTAGTHRVEAGDAGPLALTDVTLTRGTVSEADAETRQLTVRDWLGDRREVTVGSGGATYLTTYENYNDGWKATLGGNELTPVRLDGWQQGWRIPAGAGGTVKLSYEPATTYEGGLIGGAVGLAALVGLAVWRRRAPNPDPPQPVPPLPGLWLGTVALTVVAIVIAGWFALLVLALALLASRRHTLLVPIAFAALVGAGIAAATGAGEPVGAGHGAFGHAAQLLALIGLFAGVVSVHEPDEEPGHTAVLPPTTEPALWAASEAPTRELPQRHRGERPAPDAGAADRQETPPAPPPGEQHGEGLFGAGPWQERPEGGHAGSPSQGQHAEGLPVGSPRRLQNTEGPREEGSQLGQHAEDPAAGSTRQEQNAGRLPEEGPRQGQHAEGLPVDSPRPDAGPVVSARGPGGTESQAPTGRIPFRKPRLRATEPEPPQASDDDTGRG; this is encoded by the coding sequence ATGACGACCACGGTCCAGGCCCCTCCTCCGGCAGCCGTCCCCACCACCGCGGCCACCTCGGGTCCGCCGGAGGGCCCGCGGTCGAGGCGCTGGCTGGTCGGGTTCTGGGCCGTGATGTTCGTGCTGTTCCTGGTGGTGCACCCGGGACGGCAGACCTTCGACACCAAGCTGGGCGTGACGACCGACCCCGGCGCGTTCCTCTCCGACCTGGGGCAGCTCTGGCACGACCAGGGCGGCTTCGGCGGGATCCAGGACCAGTACGCCGGTTATCTGTGGCCGATGCTGCCGTTCTACTGGCTGGCCCATCTCGTGCACCTGCCGGTGTGGCTGGCCGAGCGGCTGTGGATGTCACTGATCGTGTCGGTCGCCTTCTGGGGCGCGCTGCGGCTCGCCGAACGGCTGCGGGTGGGCAGCGGAGGGTCACGGCTGCTCGCCGGGATCGCGTACGCGCTGTGGCCGGTGTTCACCATCGTCGTCGGGTCCACGTCGGCCGCCGTACTGCCCGGTGCCTTCCTGCCTTGGGTGCTGCTGCCCCTGACGAACGAGCGGTACACCGCCCGGGTCGCCGCCCTGCGCTCGGCGCTGGTCGTGCCGTTCATGGGCGGCGTCAACGGGGCGTCGACGCTGGCCTCGCTGCTGCCCGTCGGGCTGTATCTGCTCTCCCGGCCGCCCGGGCCACGTCAGCGCAAGCTGATCGCCTGGTGGGTGCCGGGGGTCCTCGTGGCGACGGCCTGGTGGTGGATCCCGCTGCTGATGCTCGGCGTCTACGGCGAGAACTTCCTGCCCTACGTGGAGACCGCGCAGACGACGACGGCCACCATGTCGGGGACCGAGGCGCTGCGCGGGGCCGGCAACTGGGTGGCCTATCTGCACTTCGGGCAGGCGTGGCTGCCGGCCGGATGGACGGTCGCCGCCTCCGTGGTCGTGATCGTCTGCTCGGCGCCGACCGCCGGGCTGGGGCTCGCAGGCATCGCGAGACGGGACATGCCCGAGCGGCGGTGGCTGGTGCTCACCGTGATCTCGTGCGCGCTGGTGCTGCTCGCCGGGTACGGCGGGGCTTTCGGCGCGCCCTTCCACGGGGTCGTGCAGGACTGGCTGAACGGCTGGCTCGTCCCCTTCCGCAACATCTACAAGTTCCAGACGGGGCTCGCGCTGGCGCTGGTCCTCGGGCTCGCCCACGTGGTGGGCGTGGCCACCGACTCGCGCGGTGCGCGGCCGGTGCGGGGGCGGCGGTTCGCGCCGCTCGTCGCGGCGGTGCTGATCCTGCCGGGCCTGCTGTGGCCGTACCTCAACGGCTCGATCCTCAACCCGGGATCCTTCCAGGAGCTGCCGAAGTACTGGAAGACGACGGCGAGTTGGCTGCAGAAGTACTCCCCCGACTCGCGCGCCCTGGTCGTGCCCGCCACCGCACACGGCATCTACAGCTGGGGCTCCCCCATCGACCAGCCGCTCGACGTACTGGCCAAGTCCCGCTGGGCGCAACGGGACTACGTGCCCTTCGGCACCCCCGGCAACCGGCGGGCGATGGACGCCGTCGAGAACGCCCTCGCCTCCGGGAGCGAGGTGCCGGGGCTGGCCGACTACCTGAGCCGGGCGGCCATCTACTACGTCGTCGTACGCAACGACCTCGACCCCGACCAGATCGGCGCGGTGCCGACCACGACCGTGAAGCGGACCCTGCAGCAGTCCGGGTACGTACGGGTGACGGGCTTCGGGCCGGTCATGACCGGCGGCCGGATCGCGCACGACGCCCCGCTGCAGGTGGAGGGCCTGTACCCGCGGCAACGGGCGGTCGAGATCTACGAGCCGGGCGGCAAGGACGTACCACGACCGGGGCAGGCCCGGCTGCTGCCCGTCTCCGACACGGCCGTCGTCTCCGGCGGACCCGAGGCCCTGCTGCCGCTCGCCTCCGAACTGCGCGGCCGGGCGACCGTGCTCACCGGCGACAACACCCCCGGGCTGGGCACCCCGGCACTGCGGATCGTCGGTGACGGGCTGCGGCGCGCGGACACCCGGTTCGGGCTGCTCAGCGCCAACACCTCGTACACGTACACGAGTTCGGAGCGCAACGCCCCGGACGCCGTGCAGGACGCCGGGAAGGAACCGCACCAGATCCTGCCGACCAAGGGCATCGCCCACCAGACGGTGGCCCAGCTGCGCGGCGCCCGCTCGGTGACGGCCTCCTCCAGCGGCAACTGGCTCTTCCACCTGCCCCAGTACGACCCGGTGAACGCCTTCGACGGCAATCCGGACACCGCGTGGGCCGAGGGCGCACCCGGCTCCGCGGACGGCCAGTGGCTGCGGATCGGCTTCACGGGCTCCTACGACATGCCGTCGTCGTTCAAGGTGACGCCGTTGCCGCAGGCGAGCGTGCGGTCGGCGGCGACGAAGGTGCGGGTGGAGACGGAGAAGGGGAGCAGGACGAGTTTCCTGCGGCCCAACGGACAGACGCAGAGCGTCAAGGCACCTTCCGGGGCGACGCGTTGGATGAAGCTGACGATCGTCGAGTCGGTACGGCGCCACTCGGGCCTGACGGGTGCCGGCTTCTCCGAGATCGCCCTGCCGCACGTCCAGGTGACCCGTCTGCTGCGTCTGCCGACCGACGCCGACAACGCCTCCGACGCCGCCGCCACGCAGATCTCCCTGCACCGCACCCCCGACCCCACCGGGCTGTCCGCGACGGGCACGGAAGCGGGCCTGCACCGCCGGTTCACGACGTCCACGGCGGGAACGTACGAGGTGACGGCGGGGGCGGTGCCGGTGAGCGGCGCGGAGCTCGACAAGCTGCTCTACCGGGTCGCCCCGGACCAGCAGAACCGCATCGTCGCCACCGCCGACTCCACGGCCGCCCTGGGCGCGGGCCTGTCGGCGCGCAACCTCACCGACGGCGACCTGACCACGGCCTGGGTCGCGGGTGACCGGCCGACCGTCCATCTCAGCTGGAACGGCAAGCAGCCCATCGGGGAGATCGTCCTGGCCCCGGCGGGCGGGCTGTCCACCCGTGCCACCCAGGTCCACATCAGCTCCCCCGACGGCGCCACGATCGCCGGGGTCGACGAGAACGGCGTGGCCCGCTTCGACCCCATCACCACGGACCGCCTCGACATCACGATCACGCAGACCGCGCCGCTGACCCTGCACAACCCGGTGGCCGACGAGGACCTGCACCTGCCCGTCGGGCTGAGCGAGGCGTACATCCCGGCCCTCGACCAGTACCGCACCAAGCAGCCCGGCGCCTCCCACGCCTTCTCGCTGCCCTGCGGGCAGGGGCCGGACGTGGCGGTGGACGGGAAGCTGTACCGGACGAGCGTGCAGGGGACCGTGCGGGACCTGGTGGAACGCCGCCAGGCGCAGGTGACGCTTTGTCAACAAGGCGGTGGTGAGGGCGGCCTGGAGCTGACGGCCGGGACGCACCGGGTGGAGGCCGGCGACGCGGGTCCCCTCGCCCTGACGGATGTCACGCTGACGCGCGGGACGGTGAGCGAAGCCGACGCCGAGACACGGCAGTTGACCGTACGGGACTGGCTCGGCGACCGGCGTGAGGTCACCGTCGGCTCGGGCGGCGCCACCTATCTCACGACGTACGAGAACTACAACGACGGCTGGAAGGCCACCCTGGGCGGCAATGAGCTCACGCCGGTCCGGCTCGACGGCTGGCAGCAGGGCTGGCGGATCCCGGCCGGGGCGGGCGGCACGGTCAAGTTGTCGTACGAGCCCGCGACCACGTACGAGGGCGGGCTGATCGGCGGCGCGGTCGGGCTGGCGGCGCTGGTCGGCCTGGCCGTGTGGCGCCGGCGCGCACCGAACCCCGATCCGCCGCAGCCGGTGCCGCCGCTGCCGGGGCTGTGGCTGGGCACGGTGGCGCTGACCGTGGTGGCGATCGTGATCGCCGGGTGGTTCGCCCTGCTCGTCCTCGCGCTGGCCCTGCTGGCCTCCCGCCGGCACACACTGCTCGTACCGATCGCATTCGCCGCCCTCGTCGGAGCGGGGATCGCGGCGGCGACCGGGGCCGGGGAGCCGGTGGGCGCCGGCCATGGAGCGTTCGGGCACGCGGCCCAACTGCTGGCATTGATCGGCCTGTTCGCCGGTGTGGTGAGCGTCCACGAGCCGGACGAGGAACCGGGCCACACGGCGGTCCTGCCCCCCACGACCGAACCGGCCCTGTGGGCCGCATCGGAGGCCCCGACCCGCGAGCTGCCGCAGCGGCACCGGGGAGAGAGGCCCGCCCCGGACGCCGGCGCCGCGGACCGGCAGGAGACCCCGCCGGCCCCGCCACCCGGCGAACAGCACGGAGAAGGCCTCTTCGGGGCCGGTCCCTGGCAGGAGCGGCCGGAGGGAGGGCACGCGGGCAGTCCCTCGCAGGGGCAGCACGCAGAGGGCCTGCCCGTGGGCAGCCCACGGCGGCTGCAAAACACGGAAGGCCCGCGCGAAGAGGGCTCTCAGCTCGGGCAGCACGCCGAAGACCCTGCGGCGGGCAGCACCCGGCAGGAGCAGAACGCGGGGCGCCTTCCCGAAGAGGGCCCTCGGCAGGGGCAGCACGCCGAAGGTCTCCCCGTGGACAGCCCCCGGCCGGACGCCGGGCCCGTCGTCTCCGCGCGGGGGCCCGGGGGTACGGAGTCCCAGGCGCCCACCGGGCGGATCCCGTTCCGCAAGCCGCGGTTGCGCGCGACCGAGCCCGAGCCGCCGCAGGCGTCGGACGACGACACGGGGAGGGGCTGA
- a CDS encoding condensation protein: MTALEHPARAGGPPGAPRRIPFPVVDEVARHCLQEEEPETVHIEVHLPGPLDRDRLRTAFAEALRRHPRILMREAPGGWYRRRYEWELTAEPDVGVVTFPPVGRCALRDARTRALTKAPPLSASPPIRLEVVEGAGDVEGSEATDAVGVPAPHDGAAPRRSDGTVLFLTINHTALDGPACLRVLATAAELYGGRDNSPAAPPVRRAEAPHAPEDTPSNWARPARVAPGTPEPSPGNGLLVTELPLPHRPKGSPYTVNDQLMVTTALTLIHWNREHGARPRPLRITMPVDDRPRDAGMPIGNGTRLVEVPFAYDELVAHGPADMPALLHRTATRTRALKSLPRPQLGHGAALLTAPVTPVTWRAALTRGLRRAAAPWTSTTLLSNIGRVPYPLDFGEEAGRAHAVWFSAPARMPRGLTVTTASTAGRLHLALRWSRTLLSHGDGAHLRDLFEHYLHSTEVSGP; the protein is encoded by the coding sequence GTGACCGCACTCGAACATCCCGCACGCGCCGGCGGCCCGCCCGGGGCGCCCAGGCGGATCCCGTTCCCCGTGGTGGACGAGGTGGCCCGGCACTGCCTGCAGGAGGAGGAGCCGGAAACCGTGCACATCGAGGTCCATCTGCCCGGCCCGCTGGACCGCGACCGGCTGCGGACGGCCTTCGCCGAGGCCCTGCGACGGCACCCCCGCATCCTGATGCGCGAGGCGCCCGGCGGCTGGTACCGGCGGCGCTACGAGTGGGAGCTGACGGCGGAGCCGGACGTGGGGGTGGTGACGTTCCCCCCGGTGGGCAGGTGCGCTCTGCGGGACGCGCGGACCCGCGCGCTGACGAAGGCCCCGCCGCTGTCGGCCTCGCCGCCGATCAGGCTGGAGGTGGTCGAGGGCGCCGGGGACGTCGAGGGGAGCGAGGCGACGGACGCGGTCGGTGTGCCGGCTCCGCACGACGGCGCCGCACCGCGGCGGTCCGACGGCACCGTCCTCTTCCTGACCATCAACCACACCGCGCTCGACGGCCCCGCCTGCCTGCGCGTCCTGGCCACCGCCGCCGAGCTCTACGGCGGCAGGGACAACTCCCCGGCGGCACCGCCCGTACGCCGGGCGGAAGCTCCCCACGCCCCGGAGGACACGCCCTCCAACTGGGCCCGGCCGGCCCGGGTCGCACCCGGCACCCCCGAGCCCTCCCCCGGCAACGGGCTGCTCGTCACCGAGCTGCCGCTCCCCCACCGGCCCAAGGGCTCCCCCTACACCGTCAACGATCAGCTCATGGTCACCACCGCCCTCACCCTCATCCACTGGAACAGGGAACACGGCGCCCGCCCCCGCCCGCTGCGCATCACGATGCCCGTCGACGACCGCCCCCGGGACGCCGGCATGCCCATCGGCAACGGCACCCGGCTCGTTGAAGTCCCCTTCGCTTACGATGAGTTGGTCGCGCACGGGCCCGCCGACATGCCCGCGCTGCTGCACCGCACTGCCACCCGCACCCGCGCCCTGAAGTCCCTCCCGCGTCCACAACTCGGCCACGGCGCCGCCCTCCTGACCGCCCCGGTCACCCCCGTCACCTGGCGCGCGGCCCTCACCCGCGGCCTGCGCAGGGCGGCCGCGCCGTGGACGTCGACGACACTGCTCAGCAACATCGGCCGTGTCCCGTACCCGCTGGACTTCGGTGAGGAGGCCGGCCGCGCGCACGCCGTCTGGTTCTCGGCGCCCGCCCGCATGCCCCGCGGCCTCACCGTCACCACCGCCTCCACCGCCGGCCGCCTCCATCTGGCCCTGCGCTGGTCCCGGACCCTGCTCAGCCACGGCGACGGCGCCCATCTGCGGGACCTGTTCGAGCACTACCTGCACTCGACGGAGGTGAGCGGCCCATGA
- a CDS encoding bifunctional 2-polyprenyl-6-hydroxyphenol methylase/3-demethylubiquinol 3-O-methyltransferase UbiG, with translation MTTTVPHRRPKDLRDFYEDPSVPVASGAPRSLRQARMLAAALGTARERTILDVGCGDGSAAATARPLLAGHRIVGVDWSQDALKRARAHLSYPVRGEVTGGGLPFRSASADAVLFSEVIEHLVDPDAALDEIRRVLRPGGHLMLSTPNLAAWYNRGLLLAGVQPVFSEVSLRGIHGRPGTEVVGHLRLYTARALREFVAASGFEVVRVAGAPFHGVPRALRPLDRLACSRPSLASILLLHARKT, from the coding sequence ATGACGACCACGGTGCCGCACCGGCGCCCCAAGGACCTGCGCGACTTCTACGAGGACCCGTCGGTCCCCGTCGCCTCCGGCGCGCCCCGCAGCCTCCGCCAGGCCCGCATGCTGGCCGCCGCGCTGGGCACCGCCCGCGAGCGGACCATCCTCGACGTCGGCTGCGGCGACGGGTCCGCCGCCGCCACCGCTCGCCCGCTGCTGGCCGGCCACCGCATCGTCGGCGTCGACTGGTCCCAGGACGCCCTCAAGCGGGCCCGCGCCCACCTGTCGTACCCGGTCCGCGGCGAAGTCACCGGTGGCGGACTGCCGTTCAGGTCGGCCTCGGCGGACGCCGTGCTGTTCAGCGAGGTGATCGAGCACCTCGTCGACCCGGACGCGGCCCTCGACGAGATCCGCCGCGTGCTGCGGCCCGGAGGCCATCTGATGCTCTCCACCCCCAACCTGGCCGCCTGGTACAACCGCGGTCTGCTGCTGGCCGGTGTGCAGCCGGTGTTCTCCGAGGTCAGTCTGCGCGGCATCCACGGCCGGCCGGGCACGGAGGTCGTCGGGCACCTGCGCCTCTACACCGCCCGCGCGCTGCGGGAGTTCGTCGCCGCGTCCGGTTTCGAGGTCGTACGCGTGGCGGGCGCCCCCTTCCACGGCGTGCCGCGTGCTTTGCGCCCCCTCGACCGGCTGGCCTGCTCCAGACCCTCCCTCGCCTCGATCCTTCTCCTGCACGCACGGAAGACCTAG
- a CDS encoding Trm112 family protein → MNPDDPLLRILACPLDKGPLHLVKPDGPEASEALYNPRLHRRYPVVDGIPQLLPSSGEQVSDEEHEVLLKRVAR, encoded by the coding sequence ATGAACCCCGACGACCCGCTGCTGCGGATTCTGGCGTGCCCGCTGGACAAGGGCCCGCTGCACCTCGTGAAGCCGGACGGGCCCGAGGCGTCCGAGGCCCTGTACAACCCGCGTCTGCACCGCCGTTACCCCGTCGTCGACGGCATCCCCCAGCTGCTGCCGTCGTCCGGGGAGCAGGTGTCGGACGAGGAGCACGAGGTCCTGCTGAAACGGGTGGCCCGATGA
- a CDS encoding FkbM family methyltransferase — MSTAPRHPSRTLAARLAPLLPTRLVAATARAVYPRFEPELARLAELCPADCGTAVDVGGWYGPWTRRLARRARLVVTVEPVPHLARLLTAAAPSNVRVVEAAAADRSGTARLWLPPDDAGDRGVSSLVRRDIHGHALDVRCVTLDELGLRDVGFIKIDVDGSEPAVLSGATGLLVRDRPALFVELESRIQPIAPVVAHLSLLGYDGWVLPGADWVPLAKFPLEEHQAAAAHVVAQGLLPRVLPFRSRPRYVNSVLFLPDGRRPGDVGAVRDDGRHAVREAPH; from the coding sequence ATGAGCACGGCACCCCGGCACCCGTCCCGCACCCTGGCCGCCCGGCTGGCCCCGCTGCTGCCCACCCGCCTGGTCGCCGCCACCGCCCGGGCGGTCTATCCGCGCTTCGAACCCGAGCTGGCCCGGCTGGCGGAGCTGTGTCCGGCGGACTGCGGGACGGCCGTGGACGTCGGCGGCTGGTACGGCCCCTGGACGCGGCGGCTGGCCCGGCGGGCGCGGCTCGTGGTGACCGTGGAGCCGGTCCCCCATCTGGCCCGGCTGCTGACGGCCGCCGCCCCGTCGAACGTCCGTGTCGTCGAAGCGGCCGCAGCGGACCGCTCGGGCACCGCCCGGCTGTGGCTGCCGCCGGACGACGCCGGCGACCGGGGCGTGTCCTCCCTGGTCCGCCGGGACATCCACGGCCACGCGCTGGACGTGCGCTGCGTCACCCTCGACGAACTGGGCCTGCGGGACGTCGGATTCATCAAGATCGACGTGGACGGCAGCGAGCCGGCCGTGCTGAGCGGCGCCACGGGCCTGCTGGTCCGCGACCGTCCCGCGCTCTTCGTCGAGCTGGAGTCGCGCATCCAGCCCATCGCCCCGGTCGTCGCCCACCTCTCGCTGCTCGGCTACGACGGCTGGGTGCTGCCCGGCGCCGACTGGGTGCCGTTGGCGAAGTTCCCGCTGGAGGAGCACCAGGCGGCCGCCGCGCACGTGGTGGCGCAGGGACTGCTGCCCCGCGTCCTGCCGTTCCGCAGCCGTCCCCGCTACGTCAACTCGGTCCTCTTCCTGCCCGACGGCCGCCGGCCGGGCGATGTCGGTGCCGTGCGCGACGATGGGAGACATGCCGTCCGCGAAGCGCCCCACTGA
- a CDS encoding RimK family alpha-L-glutamate ligase: MARVALVTYDPGPQPHRDRDLPVLRDALGAAGARADVVVWDDAEVDWAAYDLAVIRSTWDYSWRAAEFTAWAHKCGALTRLANPADVVRWNSDKRYLGDLAAAGVPVVPTRYLAPGTAADLPDGHEYVVKPTSGAGARYAARYLPEERQTAVRHLARLHEEGFTAMVQPYMRAIDTGGERALQFFGGRLLHASRKRAVLAPGTAYDADKVAHPDLEPWRPTPAEVAVAESALAAVPDAAGLLYARVDLVDGEDGEPVVMELELVEPNLFLFLHPGSVPAVRDAILTAAAG; the protein is encoded by the coding sequence GTGGCCCGTGTCGCCCTCGTCACCTACGATCCCGGGCCGCAGCCCCACCGCGATCGCGACCTGCCCGTTCTGCGGGACGCGCTGGGTGCGGCCGGTGCGCGGGCGGATGTCGTGGTGTGGGACGACGCCGAAGTGGACTGGGCCGCCTACGACCTCGCCGTCATCCGCTCCACCTGGGACTACAGCTGGCGGGCGGCCGAGTTCACCGCCTGGGCCCACAAGTGCGGCGCGCTCACCCGGCTGGCCAACCCGGCGGACGTCGTGCGGTGGAACAGCGACAAGCGCTACCTCGGCGACCTCGCGGCGGCCGGGGTGCCCGTCGTACCCACCCGGTACCTCGCGCCCGGCACCGCCGCCGACCTGCCGGACGGTCACGAGTACGTCGTCAAGCCCACCTCCGGCGCGGGAGCCCGCTACGCCGCGCGCTACCTGCCTGAGGAGCGGCAGACGGCCGTACGGCACCTCGCGCGCCTGCACGAGGAGGGGTTCACCGCGATGGTGCAGCCGTACATGCGCGCCATCGACACCGGCGGCGAGCGGGCCCTGCAGTTCTTCGGCGGACGCCTGCTGCACGCCAGCCGAAAGCGGGCCGTCCTCGCCCCCGGCACCGCCTACGACGCCGACAAGGTCGCCCACCCGGACCTGGAGCCGTGGCGGCCCACCCCGGCCGAAGTCGCCGTCGCCGAAAGCGCCCTGGCCGCGGTACCGGACGCGGCCGGACTGCTCTACGCGCGCGTGGACCTCGTCGACGGGGAGGACGGGGAGCCGGTGGTGATGGAACTGGAGCTGGTCGAGCCGAACCTCTTCCTGTTCCTGCACCCCGGCTCGGTGCCGGCGGTGCGGGACGCGATCCTGACGGCGGCCGCGGGCTGA
- a CDS encoding acyl-CoA synthetase — MSSLFPALSDESSERVALRFGERSLTYGGLAAAAGALGERIRGADRVAVWATPALETAVAVVAALEAGVAAVPLNPKSGAKELEHILADSKPALVLTAPGDRPPSPVSDLRRVDVEVVTGAGAPAPVSSVTGEDPALVVYTSGTTGPPKGAVIPRRAIATTLDALADAWRWTGDDVLVHGLPLFHVHGLVLGILGPLRRGGSVRHLGRFSTEGVTRELGAGATMLFGVPTMYHRIAQALPEEPELAGALGRARLLVSGSAALPVHDHERITAATGQRVIERYGMTETLMNTSVRADGEPRAGTVGVPLPGVELRLVEEDGTPVASYDGETVGEIQVRGPNLFTGYLNRPDATEAAFTADGWFRTGDMAVRESDGYVRIVGRKATDLIKSGGYKIGAGEIENALLEHRGVREAAVTGEPDADLGERIVAWVVPEDAENPPGDGELADHVAARLAPHKRPRVVRYLDSLPRNDMGKIMKRALNRD; from the coding sequence GTGTCCTCTCTGTTCCCAGCCCTGAGCGATGAGTCGAGCGAGCGGGTCGCCCTGCGCTTCGGCGAGCGGTCCCTGACGTACGGGGGGCTCGCGGCGGCGGCCGGTGCCCTCGGGGAGCGGATCCGCGGGGCGGACCGGGTCGCGGTGTGGGCCACCCCGGCGCTGGAGACGGCCGTCGCCGTGGTCGCCGCCCTGGAGGCCGGGGTGGCCGCGGTGCCGCTCAACCCGAAGTCGGGCGCGAAGGAGCTGGAGCACATCCTGGCCGACAGCAAGCCCGCGCTGGTGCTGACGGCTCCGGGCGACCGGCCGCCCTCCCCGGTGAGCGACCTGCGGCGCGTCGACGTGGAGGTGGTGACCGGCGCCGGTGCGCCCGCCCCCGTCTCCTCCGTCACCGGTGAGGACCCCGCCCTGGTCGTCTACACCTCCGGCACCACCGGCCCGCCCAAGGGGGCCGTCATCCCCCGCCGGGCGATCGCCACCACCCTGGACGCGCTCGCCGACGCCTGGCGGTGGACCGGCGACGACGTCCTCGTGCACGGGCTGCCGCTGTTCCATGTGCACGGCCTGGTGCTGGGCATCCTCGGCCCGCTGCGGCGCGGCGGTTCGGTCCGGCACCTGGGCAGGTTCTCCACCGAGGGCGTCACCCGTGAGCTCGGGGCCGGCGCGACCATGCTGTTCGGCGTCCCGACGATGTACCACCGGATCGCCCAGGCCCTGCCGGAGGAACCGGAGCTGGCCGGGGCCCTGGGCCGGGCCCGGCTGCTGGTGTCCGGTTCCGCCGCGCTCCCCGTGCACGACCACGAGCGGATCACGGCCGCCACCGGGCAGCGGGTGATCGAGCGGTACGGCATGACGGAGACCCTGATGAACACCAGCGTGCGGGCGGACGGGGAGCCGCGCGCGGGAACCGTCGGCGTGCCGCTGCCGGGCGTGGAGCTGCGGCTGGTGGAGGAGGACGGGACGCCCGTCGCCTCGTACGACGGCGAGACCGTGGGCGAGATCCAGGTGCGCGGCCCGAACCTGTTCACCGGCTACCTCAACCGGCCCGACGCGACCGAGGCCGCCTTCACCGCGGACGGCTGGTTCCGCACCGGGGACATGGCGGTGCGCGAGAGCGACGGGTATGTGCGGATCGTCGGGCGCAAGGCCACCGACCTGATCAAGAGCGGGGGTTACAAGATCGGGGCCGGTGAGATCGAGAACGCGCTGCTGGAGCACCGGGGGGTGCGGGAGGCCGCGGTCACCGGGGAGCCGGACGCGGACCTGGGTGAGCGGATCGTGGCGTGGGTGGTGCCGGAGGATGCCGAGAACCCGCCGGGTGACGGGGAGTTGGCCGATCATGTGGCCGCCCGTCTCGCCCCGCACAAGCGGCCGCGCGTGGTGCGCTACCTGGACTCTCTGCCCCGCAACGACATGGGGAAGATCATGAAGCGGGCCCTGAACCGTGACTGA